Part of the Alteracholeplasma palmae J233 genome, TGTATTTAGTAAGACCTCAATACTTTACAGTATTTTTAAATATTATTACAACTTTCGGTATTAAATATAAAGAAATATTCCTAGATAAGAAAGAAGAACAACTGAAATTTAAAGACTCACAAGAAATATTAGATGAATTTGAAAATATGAAATCAGAAATCTTAGAAAACTCACTTAAAAATATAGTTAAGAATATTGAAGTGATCATTAACCAAAGTGAAACAATTACTAAAGCGAACAATAAACTATTAGAAGCTGCTCAAATGATTATTAACAAACATATTATTACAATAGAAAATAAAATTAATGATTTTAAAATAAAAAGGATTGTCACAAAAATAGAAAAATTAGACTCCAAAGCATAACTAATGAAACAAAAATTGTTTTTATAGTTGATAATAGCTTTGATATGATATTTAGAATTGACAAAATATGATAAAATTGTTAAAATAAAATGAATAGATGCGAAGGAGGGTTTTCACTTGAAAGCTGCAGATTATTTAATATTAATTGTTTCATTCTTACTTATCGCAAACGTTTTATTATTACAATCAGATGATGATGGAATGAATTCATTCACAGGGGTTGCATCAGAACAATATAAAAATCGTAAAATGCAAGGTTCAGAGTTATTCTTAAATAGATCAATGATGGTTCTTACAGCGTTTTTTATCGGATTTATATTTTGGTCTAATTCAATTGATAGATTATTCTAAAATAACAAAGATATTATGAAAGTATTTCTATGAAATACTTTTTTTCTTGAGGTGCTAACATGCAAAGATATTTTTTAACGACTGATACTGGTTTTATTACAGATAAAAATGATTTTCATCACATTGCTAAAGTCATGAGAATGAAAACAGGGGATGAGGTTATCCTTTGTTTTAATGGCTCTTGTTACTTGTCTAAACTAGAAATAACAGAAGATGAAATCAAATAT contains:
- the secG gene encoding preprotein translocase subunit SecG; its protein translation is MKAADYLILIVSFLLIANVLLLQSDDDGMNSFTGVASEQYKNRKMQGSELFLNRSMMVLTAFFIGFIFWSNSIDRLF